Proteins from one Catenuloplanes atrovinosus genomic window:
- the thrC gene encoding threonine synthase produces the protein MWRGLIEAYRDRLPVTEATPVITLHEGNTPLVPAPELSTRTGADVWLKVEGANPTGSFKDRGMTMAVSRAVEEGAKAIICASTGNTSASAAAYAARAGITCAVLVPQGKIALGKLGQALVHGAKLLQVSGNFDDCLALASKLSLDYPVALVNSVNPDRLQGQKTAAFEIVEALGDAPDIHCLPVGNAGNISAYWMGYQEDHAAGNATRTPRMFGFQASGAAPIVKGEAVREPSTIATAIRIGNPASWTKAVDARDASGGLIAAVTDREILTAYRLLARTVGVFVELGSAASVAGLLQQAEAGRVPAGSTVVCTVTGHGLKDPEWAISTAPSPTTIPNDVLAAARSLDLA, from the coding sequence ATGTGGCGTGGCTTGATCGAGGCGTACCGGGACCGGCTGCCGGTCACCGAGGCGACACCGGTGATCACCCTGCACGAGGGCAACACGCCGCTGGTGCCGGCGCCGGAGCTCTCCACGCGCACCGGCGCCGACGTCTGGCTCAAGGTCGAGGGGGCGAACCCGACCGGTTCCTTCAAGGACCGCGGCATGACCATGGCGGTCTCCCGCGCGGTCGAGGAGGGCGCCAAGGCGATCATCTGCGCCTCCACCGGCAACACCAGCGCGTCCGCGGCGGCGTACGCGGCCCGTGCCGGCATCACCTGCGCGGTGCTGGTCCCGCAGGGCAAGATCGCGCTGGGCAAGCTGGGGCAGGCGCTCGTGCACGGCGCCAAGCTGCTCCAGGTCTCCGGCAACTTCGACGACTGCCTCGCGCTCGCCTCGAAGCTGTCGCTGGACTACCCGGTCGCGCTGGTCAACTCCGTGAACCCGGACCGCCTCCAGGGGCAGAAGACCGCGGCGTTCGAGATCGTCGAGGCGCTCGGCGACGCGCCGGACATCCACTGCCTGCCGGTCGGCAACGCCGGCAACATCAGCGCGTACTGGATGGGTTACCAGGAGGACCACGCCGCGGGCAACGCCACCCGGACGCCGCGGATGTTCGGCTTCCAGGCGTCCGGCGCCGCGCCGATCGTCAAGGGCGAGGCCGTGCGGGAGCCGTCCACGATCGCCACCGCGATCCGGATCGGCAACCCGGCCAGCTGGACCAAGGCGGTCGACGCCCGGGACGCGTCCGGCGGCCTGATCGCGGCGGTCACCGACCGGGAGATCCTCACGGCGTACCGGCTGCTCGCCCGTACCGTCGGCGTGTTCGTGGAACTGGGCAGCGCGGCGAGCGTGGCCGGCCTGCTCCAGCAGGCGGAGGCGGGGCGGGTCCCGGCCGGCTCCACCGTGGTGTGCACGGTCACCGGCCACGGCCTCAAGGACCCGGAGTGGGCGATCTCCACCGCGCCGTCGCCGACCACCATCCCGAACGACGTGCTCGCCGCCGCGCGCTCGCTCGACCTGGCGTAA
- a CDS encoding efflux RND transporter permease subunit codes for MSLLARLSLANRGLVALIAIIVTGFGAFAIPSLKQQLLPSLEFPAAFIFASYPGASPEIVEQRVTEPIENSVQGIEGLDEVTSTTSEGSSTVQVMFEFGTDLTQTVSKIESNLARIRSQLPEDVDPTVFAGSTADLPAIVLAASGGTDEAALAATLNETVIPELQGIDGVRTAEVSGARTMSIAITPDLAKFGAAGVNPGGIATALQANGVSVPAGTLTEGERTLTVQVGTPISSIEDLQNIYLSGTGGRAVRLGDIATVAEVPAAPTSYTRTDGVDSLGISVTATPDGNAVRISEEIRDRLDELQTASGATLTVVFDQAPFVEKSIESLATEGMLGLIMAVVVILVFLLSIRSTLVTAVSIPLSVLVALIALWIQDYSLNLLTLGALTIAVGRVVDDSIVVLENIKRHLGYGEAKLHAITTGVQEVAGAVLASTLTTVAVFAPIALVGGFVGQLFAPFAITVTVALLASLVVSLTIVPVLAYWFLRPPKGTAEEAEAVRKAAEEKELRSPLQRSYLPVIRFATTWRWTTILIGVVVLAVTGGLATQLKTNFIDQSGQDTLSISQELPVGTSLEATNAQAKRVEAVLSGSDEVKSYQATVGGGGQASLFGGASGASNASFSVTLEEDADTEAFTQHLRDEFDDLGPSAGEITVGADSSSGFSGNELAVVVKASDPDALAAATKQVQDAMAATPDVTDVTSDLAESVPRIDITVDREAATARGLSEAQIGQLVSGAFRDAPIGQVTLAGGERSIVLDLGGTAPADLATLRAYPLQTQGGVVPLDDVADVDEVRGPVEITRINGDRSVTVTGTVGGSNVGAATTELTTKLDALTPPAGASWEIGGVSADQAEAFQQLGLAVLAAIAIVFIIMVATFGSIVQPLILLVSIPFAATGAILLLLATDTALGVPALIGVLMLVGIVVTNAIVLMDLINQYRKQGYGVQEAVIEGGRHRLRPILMTAIATIFALTPMALGLTGEGGFISQPLAVVVIGGLISSTLLTLLLVPALYTLVEGRRERREERRARKAEKARAGVPAPAPSAPADSSAPAAPAKVDSVPETSGALREGTDQFEVLRLPRSNKSPLPPQE; via the coding sequence ATGTCCTTGCTCGCCAGACTGAGTCTCGCGAACCGGGGTCTCGTCGCCCTGATCGCGATCATCGTTACCGGCTTCGGGGCCTTCGCCATCCCGTCCCTCAAGCAGCAGCTGCTGCCCTCGCTGGAGTTCCCGGCCGCGTTCATCTTCGCCTCCTACCCCGGGGCCTCGCCGGAGATCGTCGAGCAGCGGGTCACCGAGCCGATCGAGAACAGCGTCCAGGGCATCGAGGGCCTCGACGAGGTCACGTCCACGACCAGCGAGGGCTCCTCGACGGTTCAGGTCATGTTCGAGTTCGGCACGGACCTGACCCAGACCGTGTCGAAGATCGAGAGCAACCTGGCCCGAATCCGCAGCCAGCTCCCGGAGGACGTCGACCCGACCGTCTTCGCCGGCAGCACCGCGGACCTGCCGGCCATCGTGCTGGCCGCGTCCGGCGGCACGGACGAGGCCGCGCTCGCGGCCACGCTGAACGAGACCGTCATCCCGGAGCTGCAGGGCATCGACGGCGTGCGGACCGCCGAGGTGAGCGGCGCACGCACCATGAGCATCGCCATCACGCCGGACCTGGCGAAGTTCGGCGCGGCCGGCGTCAACCCGGGCGGCATCGCCACCGCGCTCCAGGCGAACGGCGTCTCCGTCCCGGCCGGCACGCTCACCGAGGGCGAGCGCACGCTGACCGTCCAGGTCGGCACGCCGATCTCCTCCATCGAGGACCTGCAGAACATCTACCTGAGCGGCACCGGCGGCCGCGCGGTCCGGCTCGGCGACATCGCGACCGTGGCCGAGGTCCCGGCCGCGCCGACGTCCTACACGCGCACCGACGGCGTGGACAGCCTCGGCATCTCGGTCACCGCCACGCCGGACGGCAACGCGGTGCGCATCTCCGAGGAGATCCGCGACCGCCTCGACGAGCTGCAGACGGCCAGCGGCGCCACGCTCACGGTCGTGTTCGACCAGGCGCCGTTCGTGGAGAAGTCGATCGAGAGCCTGGCCACCGAGGGCATGCTCGGCCTGATCATGGCGGTCGTCGTCATCCTGGTCTTCCTGCTCTCCATCCGCTCCACGCTGGTCACCGCGGTCTCCATCCCGCTCTCCGTGCTGGTCGCGTTGATCGCGCTCTGGATTCAGGACTACTCGCTCAACCTGCTCACGCTCGGCGCGCTCACCATCGCGGTCGGCCGCGTGGTCGACGACTCGATCGTGGTGCTGGAGAACATCAAACGCCATCTCGGGTACGGCGAGGCGAAGCTCCACGCGATCACCACCGGCGTGCAGGAGGTCGCCGGCGCGGTGCTGGCGTCCACGCTCACCACGGTCGCGGTCTTCGCCCCGATCGCGCTCGTCGGCGGCTTCGTCGGCCAGCTCTTCGCGCCGTTCGCCATCACGGTCACGGTCGCGCTGCTCGCCTCGCTGGTGGTGTCGCTGACCATCGTGCCGGTGCTGGCGTACTGGTTCCTCCGCCCGCCGAAGGGCACCGCGGAGGAGGCCGAGGCGGTCCGCAAGGCCGCGGAGGAGAAGGAGCTGCGCAGCCCGCTCCAGCGGTCGTACCTGCCGGTCATCCGGTTCGCCACCACCTGGCGCTGGACCACCATCCTGATCGGCGTCGTGGTGCTGGCCGTCACCGGCGGGCTCGCCACCCAGCTGAAGACCAACTTCATCGACCAGTCCGGGCAGGACACGCTGAGCATCTCCCAGGAGCTGCCGGTCGGCACCAGCCTGGAGGCGACGAACGCGCAGGCCAAGCGCGTCGAGGCGGTGCTGTCCGGGTCCGACGAGGTGAAGTCGTACCAGGCCACCGTGGGCGGCGGCGGTCAGGCATCGCTGTTCGGCGGCGCCAGCGGCGCGAGCAACGCGAGCTTCTCCGTCACGCTGGAGGAGGACGCCGACACCGAGGCGTTCACCCAGCACCTGCGCGACGAGTTCGACGACCTGGGCCCGTCGGCCGGCGAGATCACCGTCGGCGCGGACTCCAGCAGCGGCTTCAGCGGCAACGAGCTCGCGGTCGTGGTCAAGGCCTCCGACCCGGACGCGCTGGCCGCCGCCACCAAGCAGGTGCAGGACGCGATGGCCGCCACGCCGGACGTGACGGACGTGACCAGCGACCTCGCCGAGAGCGTGCCGCGGATCGACATCACGGTCGACCGCGAGGCCGCGACCGCCCGGGGCCTGAGCGAGGCGCAGATCGGCCAGCTCGTCTCCGGCGCGTTCCGGGACGCCCCGATCGGGCAGGTGACGCTGGCCGGCGGCGAGCGCAGCATCGTGCTCGACCTGGGCGGTACCGCGCCGGCCGACCTGGCCACGCTCCGTGCGTACCCGCTGCAGACCCAGGGCGGCGTGGTGCCGCTCGACGACGTGGCGGACGTCGATGAGGTGCGCGGCCCGGTCGAGATCACCCGGATCAACGGCGACCGCAGCGTCACCGTCACCGGCACGGTCGGCGGCTCCAACGTCGGCGCCGCCACCACCGAGCTGACCACGAAGCTGGACGCGCTCACCCCGCCGGCCGGCGCGAGCTGGGAGATCGGCGGCGTCAGCGCGGACCAGGCCGAGGCGTTCCAGCAGCTGGGCCTGGCGGTTCTGGCCGCCATCGCGATCGTCTTCATCATCATGGTGGCGACGTTCGGCTCGATCGTCCAGCCGCTGATCCTGCTGGTCTCCATCCCGTTCGCGGCGACCGGCGCGATCCTGCTGCTGCTGGCCACGGACACCGCGCTCGGCGTCCCGGCGCTGATCGGCGTGCTGATGCTGGTCGGCATCGTGGTCACCAACGCCATCGTGCTGATGGATCTGATCAACCAATACCGCAAGCAGGGGTACGGCGTGCAGGAGGCGGTGATCGAGGGTGGCCGGCACCGGCTGCGGCCCATCCTGATGACCGCGATCGCCACCATCTTCGCGCTCACCCCGATGGCGCTCGGCCTGACCGGCGAGGGCGGGTTCATCTCGCAGCCGCTGGCGGTCGTGGTGATCGGCGGTCTGATCAGCTCCACGCTGCTCACGCTGCTGCTGGTGCCGGCGCTCTATACGCTGGTCGAGGGCCGGCGCGAGCGTCGCGAGGAGCGGCGGGCGCGCAAGGCGGAGAAGGCGCGGGCCGGTGTTCCGGCCCCGGCTCCGTCCGCTCCGGCCGATTCATCCGCGCCGGCCGCACCGGCGAAGGTCGACTCGGTGCCGGAGACGTCGGGTGCGCTGCGTGAGGGCACCGACCAGTTCGAGGTGCTCCGCCTGCCGCGGAGCAACAAGTCGCCGCTGCCTCCGCAGGAGTAG
- a CDS encoding MarR family winged helix-turn-helix transcriptional regulator, which produces MADEDKDRLIAKIMETQRRLQYLFAHDRSNPLFDAHLTMPQLKILLMLGAGGGASGQELQRFMGVSLATVTGIVDRLVAHDLVERHEDPHDRRVRRVVLTAHGRQTVERIIMAGTDRQARVLRRMSAPELEVIVRATELLVTAVEADVAEERAEPVAENLH; this is translated from the coding sequence GTGGCCGACGAGGACAAGGACCGGCTGATCGCGAAGATCATGGAGACGCAGCGCCGACTGCAGTACCTCTTCGCGCACGATCGGTCCAACCCGCTCTTCGACGCGCATCTGACCATGCCGCAGCTCAAGATCCTACTCATGCTCGGCGCCGGCGGCGGGGCATCCGGTCAGGAACTGCAGCGCTTCATGGGCGTCAGCCTGGCCACCGTCACCGGGATCGTCGATCGGCTCGTCGCCCACGATCTGGTGGAAAGACACGAGGACCCCCATGACCGGCGGGTACGACGAGTGGTGCTCACCGCGCACGGCCGGCAGACCGTCGAGCGGATCATCATGGCCGGCACCGACCGGCAGGCGCGCGTGCTCCGCCGCATGTCCGCACCGGAGCTCGAGGTCATCGTGCGCGCCACGGAACTGCTGGTCACGGCCGTCGAGGCGGACGTGGCCGAGGAGCGCGCCGAGCCCGTCGCCGAAAACCTCCATTAG
- a CDS encoding MFS transporter — protein MARRTLPLLALLGVPLVIATNTTWHGPALRDLATDVGGPTRSAWIISASLLATITAAPLAGRLGDRYGPRPLLMAGLATMATGAALGGRAGEMRTLIWTQVIYGVGAGTALVLAHVLTSQLAQADERAPFQDAFGLTYAAAGVLGPIPGGLLAEALSWRWLFHVTSASALLLLIAVALTAPRRHTAVRVPLDLAGVTLMAMIGTGALLAVFWAGSDGRGLPWTAGALGVTALLVAAFVACERRAALPVIPPELFTGSVFLTASTIGMLGGAALFATVGSLPPYLQLARDGGPATSALALLPLSAGLLASVAAGRVVVARTGRYRLLTRTGCVLVVIGMLILGRMEVSTPLALILLATLLIGLGLGLIYPMVQIAVQNATDARHLGVATFANLYIRWFGGAVGPMLFAAIVAGSLPARLSDANVMSAPQTPEAFALYVRVYTDGVHVGFHTLAVLLGVAVVLSWLLAEVPLRVTTPVLPPEMFGMAPAARPVDELERVLGALALREDAERLYGELATRARTGVGPGATWLLGRIGRLGSTTLDRVPAHRLLPPDRVAAWLTELRETGYVDGERELTLTPAGDAVWQRLAEARTETLARLLDGWHPDMSPEVVARLRHLARDLLAGPAPR, from the coding sequence ATGGCCCGCCGGACGCTCCCGCTCCTCGCGCTCCTCGGCGTGCCGCTGGTGATCGCCACGAACACCACCTGGCACGGCCCGGCACTGCGCGACCTGGCGACCGACGTCGGCGGGCCGACCCGCTCGGCGTGGATCATCTCCGCGTCGCTGCTGGCCACCATCACGGCGGCGCCGCTCGCCGGGCGGCTCGGCGACCGGTACGGACCGCGGCCGCTGCTGATGGCCGGCCTGGCCACGATGGCCACGGGCGCCGCGCTGGGCGGGCGGGCCGGCGAGATGCGCACGCTGATCTGGACCCAGGTGATCTACGGCGTCGGCGCCGGGACCGCGCTGGTGCTCGCCCACGTGCTCACCTCCCAACTGGCCCAGGCCGACGAGCGGGCGCCGTTCCAGGACGCGTTCGGACTCACCTACGCGGCGGCCGGTGTGCTCGGCCCGATCCCCGGTGGCCTGCTGGCGGAGGCGCTCTCCTGGCGGTGGCTGTTCCACGTGACGTCCGCGTCCGCGCTGCTGCTGCTGATCGCGGTCGCGCTCACGGCGCCGCGGCGGCACACGGCGGTACGCGTACCGCTGGACCTGGCCGGCGTGACGCTGATGGCGATGATCGGCACCGGCGCGCTGCTGGCCGTCTTCTGGGCCGGCTCGGACGGGCGCGGCCTGCCGTGGACGGCCGGCGCGCTCGGCGTCACCGCGCTGCTGGTGGCCGCGTTCGTGGCGTGCGAGCGCCGGGCCGCGCTGCCGGTGATACCGCCGGAACTCTTCACCGGCTCGGTGTTCCTGACCGCGTCCACCATCGGCATGCTGGGCGGCGCCGCGCTCTTCGCGACCGTGGGCAGCCTGCCGCCGTACCTGCAACTCGCCCGCGACGGCGGCCCGGCCACGTCCGCGCTGGCGCTGCTGCCGCTCTCCGCCGGCCTGCTCGCCTCCGTGGCCGCCGGGCGCGTGGTGGTGGCCCGGACCGGCCGGTACCGGCTGCTCACCCGGACCGGCTGCGTGCTGGTCGTGATCGGCATGCTGATCCTGGGCCGGATGGAGGTGAGCACGCCGCTGGCGCTGATCCTGCTGGCCACGCTGCTCATCGGGCTCGGCCTGGGCCTGATCTACCCGATGGTGCAGATCGCGGTGCAGAACGCCACGGACGCGCGCCACCTGGGCGTGGCCACGTTCGCCAACCTGTACATCCGCTGGTTCGGCGGCGCGGTCGGGCCGATGCTGTTCGCCGCGATCGTGGCCGGGTCGCTGCCCGCCCGGCTCTCCGACGCGAACGTGATGAGCGCGCCGCAGACGCCCGAGGCCTTCGCGTTGTACGTGCGCGTCTACACGGACGGCGTGCACGTCGGATTCCACACGCTGGCCGTGCTGCTCGGCGTCGCCGTGGTGCTGTCCTGGCTGCTGGCCGAGGTGCCGCTGCGGGTGACCACGCCGGTGCTGCCGCCGGAGATGTTCGGCATGGCACCGGCCGCGCGCCCGGTCGACGAACTGGAGCGCGTGCTCGGTGCGCTGGCGCTGCGCGAGGACGCGGAGCGGCTCTACGGCGAGCTGGCCACGCGCGCCCGGACCGGCGTCGGACCGGGCGCGACCTGGCTGCTCGGCCGCATCGGGCGGCTCGGCTCGACCACGCTGGACCGCGTCCCGGCGCACCGGCTGCTGCCGCCGGACCGGGTGGCCGCCTGGCTCACCGAGCTGCGCGAGACCGGGTACGTCGACGGCGAGCGCGAGCTGACGCTGACGCCGGCCGGCGACGCGGTGTGGCAGCGACTGGCCGAGGCCCGCACCGAGACGCTGGCCCGGCTGCTCGACGGCTGGCACCCGGACATGAGCCCGGAGGTGGTGGCCCGCCTGCGGCACCTGGCCCGCGACCTGCTCGCCGGCCCCGCCCCGCGCTGA